A part of Macrobrachium nipponense isolate FS-2020 chromosome 26, ASM1510439v2, whole genome shotgun sequence genomic DNA contains:
- the LOC135199671 gene encoding crustacyanin-C1 subunit-like: protein MNAFRSLLVAILVMGGTAYRKLNIPDYVVPGTCPTINEKQLWEMQKPRLFQMGGIWYQIANTPMEFQPIDKCLQVKYTWDGEGFTTAAMGLSRDGVTMKNEGRLYPMPYDEPRLEITAEHSIPAPLVILDTDFYNYACLYSCMEMGGRYITDMGFVYSRKPQLHQAYQGTCDEAFRKAGVDLKRFVKTYQGDTCTYSEGRVDGQLSWA from the exons ATGAACGCCTTCCGCTCTCTCCTCGTCGCCATCCTAGTGATGGGTGGGACCGCCTACCGGAAGCTCAATATTCCGGATTATGTGGTCCCTGGAACATGTCCTACAATCAATGAGAAACAGCTCTGGGAAATGCAAAAGCCCAGACTTTTCCAG ATGGGAGGGATATGGTACCAGATTGCTAACACTCCTATGGAATTTCAGCCCATCGATAAATGTTTGCAGGTCAAATACACCTGGG ACGGAGAGGGCTTTACCACGGCTGCCATGGGTCTCTCGAGAGATGGGGTCACCATGAAGAACGAGGGAAGGCTGTATCCTATGCCTTACGACGAGCCACGACTAGAGATCACTGCGGAGCATT CCATTCCAGCGCCGCTGGTCATCCTGGACACCGACTTCTACAACTACGCCTGCCTCTATTCCTGCATGGAAATGGGTGGCAGGTATATAACCGACATGGGCTTCGTCTACTCTCGCAAGCCGCAACTGCACCAGGCCTACCAGGGGACGTGCGACGAGGCCTTCAGGAAGGCTGGTGTGGACCTCAAGCGGTTCGTCAAGACCTACCAAGGAGACACTTGCACATATTCAGAAGGAAGAGTTGATGGACAGCTGTCGTGGGCTTAA
- the LOC135199820 gene encoding crustacyanin-C1 subunit-like produces MKQLSLSLVAILLALDAVISMPDFVKPGPCPNVNKAVLWEQQQRNHWKMDGDWYQHSSSPNPFDPFAKCVLWRLECLGGAFRTESTGLDANGAAKKTLGSLFYDLPGKQLEVTHEGVPPAPLVVLDTDYKNYACFYSCNDTQKKFYADFGFIFSRTPNMDPNHVRICHEAFNKIGVDATAFVKTSQGAGCSYNNKQVEVV; encoded by the exons ATGAAGCAACTGTCCCTCTCCCTCGTGGCCATTTTGCTGGCCCTAGATGCGGTCATAAGTATGCCTGACTTCGTGAAGCCGGGTCCATGCCCTAACGTGAACAAAGCGGTGCTGTgggaacaacaacaaagaaaccACTGGAAG ATGGACGGAGACTGGTACCAGCATTCTAGCTCCCCCAATCCCTTCGACCCGTTCGCGAAATGTGTTCTGTGGAGACTCGAATGCC TTGGAGGAGCTTTCCGAACGGAGTCGACAGGCCTCGATGCAAATGGGGCCGCAAAGAAGACGCTGGGGTCACTTTTCTACGATTTACCTGGAAAGCAACTTGAAGTCACTCATGAGGGAG TTCCGCCAGCGCCCCTGGTTGTACTCGACACCGACTACAAAAACTACGCTTGCTTCTACTCCTGCAATGATACACAGAAAAAATTCTATGCTGACTTTGGCTTCATCTTCTCTCGAACTCCCAATATGGATCCTAATCACGTCAGAATTTGCCACGAAGCCTTCAACAAAATTGGCGTCGATGCCACGGCTTTCGTCAAGACTTCCCAGGGGGCTGGTTGTTCCTACAACAATAAGCAAGTCGAGGTCGTCtga